The following coding sequences are from one Paenibacillus sp. JDR-2 window:
- a CDS encoding sugar phosphate isomerase/epimerase family protein: MTIKAGINIFSVYRELGEDYFGTLQKVAEAGYENIELIGFNMKSFTRYIDEIPMESLRDKCRELGLNAIAVHEGAQPGADLLANDWDGLMSYYGGIGCERIVLPSVWISNREDTLRAAEQMNQIGKKMKDNGFGFYLHNHAHEFKSIGDETLFDVLLENTDPAYLKFEVDLAWVMRAGLDPVQVLTKLGDRCDIIHQKDLAHELKGQLNILEAAEREGDNMQSPFEAYQKYVGPQDFVDLGTGRFDFAGVYEQIRSMGHVRYALVENEGESADKFASIRQDLEIIRKYI; the protein is encoded by the coding sequence ATGACGATTAAAGCGGGCATTAATATTTTTTCGGTGTACAGGGAACTTGGCGAGGATTACTTCGGCACTTTGCAAAAGGTTGCCGAAGCAGGTTATGAGAATATCGAGCTTATCGGCTTCAACATGAAGTCCTTCACGCGTTATATCGACGAGATTCCGATGGAGTCGCTGCGGGACAAGTGCCGGGAGCTTGGCCTTAATGCCATAGCGGTTCACGAAGGCGCGCAACCGGGGGCAGATCTGCTGGCGAATGATTGGGATGGCTTGATGAGCTATTACGGCGGGATCGGCTGCGAACGGATCGTGCTGCCATCCGTCTGGATTTCCAATCGGGAGGATACGCTTAGAGCCGCGGAGCAAATGAACCAGATCGGCAAAAAAATGAAGGATAACGGCTTCGGGTTCTATCTGCATAACCATGCGCATGAATTCAAATCCATCGGCGACGAAACGCTGTTTGACGTTCTGCTGGAAAATACGGATCCTGCTTATCTGAAATTCGAGGTCGATTTGGCGTGGGTGATGCGTGCGGGGCTCGATCCCGTTCAAGTTCTGACCAAGCTGGGAGACCGCTGCGATATCATTCACCAGAAGGATTTGGCTCACGAGCTTAAAGGCCAGCTTAATATATTGGAGGCGGCGGAGCGGGAAGGCGACAATATGCAAAGTCCGTTCGAGGCTTATCAGAAATACGTGGGTCCTCAGGATTTTGTTGATCTTGGCACCGGCCGGTTCGATTTCGCGGGCGTTTATGAGCAGATCCGTTCGATGGGACATGTACGTTATGCCTTGGTAGAGAACGAGGGAGAGTCAGCCGATAAGTTCGCCAGCATCCGCCAAGATTTAGAGATTATCAGAAAGTACATATAG
- a CDS encoding Gfo/Idh/MocA family protein, translating into MTNQKLRIGIIGCGGIAVQKHMPSLAKLPHLGEMVAFCDIVEERAQKAAKDFGGENAKVYTDYKELLQDGSIDVVHVLTPNLQHSFISVDALEAGKHVMCEKPMAINSIEAKKMVDAAERTGKKLTIGYQNRFRNDSQALYKACREGELGDIYVAKAHAVRRRGVPTWGVFLDKEQQGGGPLIDLGTHALDLALWFMDNYKPVSVSGSVFHKMADKYEGNMLGPWDPESYKVEDSAFGFIKMENGATIFLESAWALNTTDSREAMTTLCGTEGGAEMRASSVMGKSDVIYNSVKHGQLVETKPSVSGGIAYFGPGAEEDGVKEARQWLECILNDTEPLVKPEQAYVVTQILEAIYKSAETGKVVEL; encoded by the coding sequence ATGACAAACCAAAAATTAAGAATCGGCATCATCGGCTGCGGCGGTATCGCCGTCCAAAAGCATATGCCGTCGCTGGCCAAGCTGCCGCATTTGGGAGAAATGGTTGCGTTTTGCGATATCGTGGAGGAGCGTGCGCAAAAGGCGGCCAAGGACTTTGGCGGGGAGAACGCCAAGGTTTATACCGACTACAAGGAATTGCTGCAGGATGGTTCTATCGATGTCGTTCATGTGCTCACGCCAAACCTGCAGCACTCCTTCATTAGCGTGGATGCGCTAGAAGCCGGCAAGCATGTGATGTGCGAGAAGCCGATGGCGATTAACTCCATCGAAGCGAAGAAAATGGTCGATGCCGCGGAGCGAACGGGCAAGAAGCTGACGATTGGCTACCAGAACCGGTTCCGCAACGATTCCCAGGCGCTTTATAAAGCTTGCCGCGAAGGCGAACTTGGCGATATTTATGTGGCCAAAGCGCATGCCGTCCGAAGACGCGGTGTTCCGACATGGGGCGTTTTTCTCGACAAGGAGCAGCAGGGCGGCGGGCCATTGATCGACTTGGGCACCCATGCGCTGGATTTGGCGTTATGGTTCATGGACAACTATAAGCCCGTATCCGTATCCGGCTCCGTGTTCCATAAGATGGCGGATAAATACGAAGGCAATATGCTGGGCCCGTGGGACCCGGAAAGCTATAAAGTTGAGGATTCCGCTTTCGGTTTTATTAAGATGGAGAACGGCGCTACGATCTTCCTGGAGTCGGCTTGGGCGTTAAATACAACGGATTCGAGAGAAGCAATGACAACGCTCTGCGGCACGGAAGGCGGAGCGGAGATGAGAGCAAGCTCCGTCATGGGCAAGTCGGATGTCATCTATAACAGCGTGAAGCATGGGCAGCTGGTGGAAACAAAGCCGTCCGTCAGCGGAGGCATTGCCTATTTCGGCCCCGGAGCCGAAGAGGATGGCGTAAAAGAAGCGAGGCAATGGCTGGAATGCATTCTGAACGACACGGAACCTCTAGTGAAGCCCGAACAGGCTTACGTGGTGACGCAAATCTTAGAAGCGATCTATAAATCGGCTGAAACAGGAAAAGTTGTAGAGCTCTAA
- a CDS encoding sensor histidine kinase, with translation MKPFNRTVINSLHIKLIAGIFLIIAPMVSFLIYNNFYSMDVVRNQVAQSNSNMLNLYMGIIDNKLNDIDQYLLKFAAEESGLILLESSSESDVDGYNLERIWLFSKLRDNTIYYKGLDYFFVYSPVNDDLVFAPKVAGSADSGNEPIQKAIIGLMRDTQASENASVSYGRWAVLPMQQQDYLLHIQKIGGLYIGAGVNASEVMGPLDLLDLGDEGRALLVDGNHAAVQDKAFINGHGIDMAFSDDYRLTGNKQQYLVIGKNSSIGDFGLAAVVPEDTILERLPYLQRVILLMATGSILILIASIYFLRRVVLLPIRRIVTAMRKIKEGYLEARIPDRPTSNEFELMNKTFNSMVGELQQLKIDVYEEQLNSQRAELKQLQLQINPHFFLNSLNVVYYMAQEKKYGLIQELSLSLIRYFRLMFRSQTDYALLQDELSLTEHYLKIQGFRFPGSLSYTVTADDGLRDCVIPPLIIQSFAENTIKHAVNTDESTHIEIAIGKAMESGKLHIRIRDTGCGFSEDVLSKLSEGMNLTNEGGEHIGIWNVRRRLRLLYRSEAEITFSNDQGAVIDMILPLYKETG, from the coding sequence TTGAAACCATTCAACCGGACCGTGATTAATTCGCTACACATTAAGCTTATAGCCGGAATCTTCCTTATTATTGCTCCGATGGTTTCCTTTCTGATCTATAACAATTTCTATTCGATGGATGTCGTCCGTAATCAGGTTGCCCAGTCTAACAGCAATATGCTCAATCTGTACATGGGCATTATCGACAATAAGCTGAACGATATCGATCAGTACTTGCTCAAATTCGCCGCCGAGGAATCCGGATTGATTCTTCTCGAGAGCTCCTCCGAATCGGATGTGGACGGGTACAATCTGGAGCGGATCTGGCTGTTCAGCAAATTGAGGGACAATACGATTTATTACAAAGGGCTCGACTACTTTTTCGTTTATTCGCCCGTAAACGATGACTTGGTGTTTGCTCCGAAGGTTGCGGGATCTGCCGATTCGGGTAACGAACCGATTCAAAAGGCGATTATCGGGCTCATGCGCGATACCCAAGCTTCGGAGAACGCCAGCGTTTCATACGGCCGTTGGGCTGTTCTTCCCATGCAGCAGCAGGATTATCTTCTCCACATTCAAAAGATCGGAGGCTTGTACATAGGGGCCGGAGTGAACGCTTCCGAGGTCATGGGCCCGCTTGATCTTCTTGATCTGGGAGACGAGGGGCGGGCACTGCTCGTGGATGGAAACCATGCTGCCGTGCAGGACAAGGCCTTCATTAACGGGCACGGGATCGACATGGCTTTTTCGGACGACTATCGTCTCACAGGCAATAAGCAGCAATATCTTGTCATCGGGAAAAATTCAAGCATCGGGGATTTCGGCCTGGCGGCAGTAGTTCCCGAAGATACGATTCTGGAGCGGCTGCCTTACTTGCAGAGGGTCATTTTGCTTATGGCTACCGGCTCCATTCTCATCTTGATTGCTTCGATCTACTTCCTTCGCAGGGTAGTCCTGCTGCCCATCCGCCGGATTGTTACCGCGATGCGCAAAATCAAGGAGGGCTACCTCGAGGCGAGAATACCCGACCGGCCAACCTCCAATGAATTCGAGCTGATGAATAAAACCTTTAACAGCATGGTCGGCGAGCTCCAGCAATTAAAGATCGACGTTTACGAGGAGCAATTGAACAGCCAGCGCGCGGAGCTTAAACAGCTTCAGCTGCAAATCAACCCTCATTTCTTCTTGAACAGCCTGAACGTCGTCTACTATATGGCCCAGGAAAAGAAGTACGGCTTGATTCAGGAGCTTTCCCTGTCGCTTATTCGTTACTTCCGGTTAATGTTCCGCAGCCAAACCGATTACGCGCTGCTGCAGGACGAGCTTAGTCTGACCGAGCACTATCTGAAGATTCAGGGCTTCCGTTTCCCCGGCAGCTTGTCGTACACCGTAACTGCCGACGACGGTTTGCGGGATTGCGTTATTCCGCCTTTGATTATCCAGAGCTTTGCCGAGAATACCATCAAGCACGCGGTAAATACGGATGAATCCACCCATATCGAGATCGCGATCGGGAAAGCGATGGAGTCAGGGAAGCTGCATATCCGGATCCGGGACACGGGCTGCGGCTTTTCCGAGGACGTCTTAAGCAAGCTGAGCGAAGGAATGAATCTGACGAATGAGGGCGGAGAGCATATCGGAATCTGGAATGTCCGGCGCAGACTGCGTCTTTTGTATCGTTCGGAGGCGGAAATCACGTTCTCGAACGATCAGGGAGCCGTTATCGATATGATTTTGCCACTGTACAAGGAAACGGGGTAA
- a CDS encoding response regulator transcription factor gives MYRLLIVDDEAIIANGIKASVNWNCVRVTSVTIANNARQAKEKFMEQPFDIMICDIEMPQGSGLELYEWVKEYHPQTECIFITCHADFQYAKKALQLGSFEYLLKPVPPDELMLVMTRLINKIRDEREAAGREAERFWQDVLNQAIPSSKDKMMEVIRKQKLSYGGSMEFVPVLIPISHWEKPLSVRDAQLMEYALRNAMEEIVVLRAPHAQIVRISPEYFMIVFPRERAEDHDHFRREIHGRCNDFIKGCNQYLGCHLSCYFGMPVPMHEVRNMAEQLMTFKKCQVNIVDRVIFYNGQLKDECECHQIPLPPIPVWSELIKQGNMKQVIDEAQHYLDAWKRIDNLGVKGLQRFYQNFLQMMFYALQQHGMRADDIFSDHLTPARALAATRSVNDLQSWVKGMLEAALDHINKVAASETIIEKIKRYIALNLDQELSRQYIADYVGLSPDYIVKLFKKETGLSVSDYILTERINLAKELLAKTDTTVSNVALAVGFCNFSYFSTLFKKEVTMTPQEYRREKQPAIRVCK, from the coding sequence ATGTACCGGTTATTGATTGTGGATGATGAAGCGATCATTGCGAATGGCATTAAAGCGAGCGTGAATTGGAATTGCGTCAGGGTTACTTCCGTAACGATTGCGAACAATGCCAGGCAAGCCAAGGAGAAATTCATGGAGCAGCCCTTTGATATTATGATTTGCGATATCGAGATGCCGCAGGGCAGCGGGCTGGAGCTCTATGAATGGGTGAAGGAATATCATCCGCAGACGGAATGCATCTTTATTACCTGCCATGCCGATTTCCAGTATGCCAAAAAAGCGCTGCAGCTAGGCAGCTTCGAGTATTTGTTAAAGCCCGTTCCTCCGGATGAGCTGATGCTCGTTATGACAAGGCTGATTAACAAAATCAGGGATGAACGGGAGGCGGCCGGCAGAGAGGCGGAGCGGTTCTGGCAGGATGTGCTGAATCAGGCCATTCCCTCGAGCAAGGATAAAATGATGGAGGTCATCCGGAAGCAGAAGCTGTCTTATGGCGGCTCGATGGAATTTGTGCCTGTCTTGATTCCGATTTCGCATTGGGAGAAGCCGTTGTCCGTTCGCGACGCGCAGCTTATGGAATACGCGCTTCGCAACGCCATGGAGGAGATTGTGGTGCTGCGCGCTCCTCATGCTCAAATTGTCCGGATCAGCCCGGAGTATTTCATGATTGTTTTCCCGCGTGAGAGGGCGGAGGACCATGATCACTTCCGGAGGGAAATTCACGGCCGCTGCAACGATTTTATTAAAGGCTGCAATCAATATTTGGGCTGCCATTTGTCCTGTTATTTCGGTATGCCCGTACCGATGCATGAAGTGCGGAATATGGCCGAGCAATTGATGACGTTCAAGAAATGCCAGGTTAATATCGTGGACCGGGTTATCTTCTATAACGGGCAATTGAAGGACGAATGCGAATGCCATCAGATTCCTTTGCCTCCCATCCCCGTATGGTCGGAGCTGATCAAGCAAGGGAATATGAAGCAGGTCATCGATGAGGCGCAGCATTATCTGGATGCTTGGAAGCGGATCGATAACCTAGGGGTGAAGGGGCTGCAGCGCTTCTATCAGAACTTTCTGCAGATGATGTTTTATGCGCTGCAGCAGCACGGAATGCGCGCGGATGATATCTTCTCGGATCATTTGACGCCAGCGCGGGCTTTGGCCGCTACCCGCAGCGTAAACGATCTGCAGAGCTGGGTGAAAGGGATGCTTGAGGCGGCCCTTGATCATATCAATAAGGTTGCTGCGAGCGAGACGATTATCGAGAAGATCAAGCGGTATATCGCCCTCAATCTCGATCAGGAGCTGTCGAGGCAATATATTGCCGATTATGTCGGGCTAAGCCCGGACTATATCGTGAAGCTGTTCAAGAAAGAGACGGGTTTATCCGTATCCGATTATATTTTGACCGAGCGGATCAATCTTGCCAAAGAGCTGCTGGCCAAAACGGATACAACGGTCAGCAACGTTGCCCTTGCGGTGGGGTTCTGCAATTTCTCGTATTTCTCCACGTTGTTCAAGAAGGAAGTAACGATGACGCCCCAGGAGTATCGGAGGGAGAAGCAGCCGGCAATCAGGGTCTGCAAGTAG
- a CDS encoding ABC transporter permease, whose product MRTEKRSAFAVRLKKIMKYRALILMALPGLLYLFINNYLPMFGIVIAFKDINFAKGIMGSDWIGLKNFEYLFKTQDAYVITRNTLLYNILFIVLNTTIAFTLAIMLNEIRKRFLSRTYQTLILLPYLISMVIVGYLVLGFLDVENGFMNKTLLPMLGMEPISWYSETKYWPWILTIVNVWKGVGNLCIIYLAAIIGIDQEYYEAATIDGANRWQQVVRITFPLVLPVITIMTLLAIGRIFYSDFGLFYQVPLNTGSLMPVTNTIDTYVYRALINLGDIGMSSAAGLYQALVGFILVIVSNAVVRKFNKDNALF is encoded by the coding sequence ATGCGGACGGAGAAGCGTTCGGCTTTTGCAGTGAGGCTGAAGAAGATTATGAAATACCGGGCTCTCATTCTGATGGCGCTGCCAGGTCTGCTGTATCTGTTCATTAACAACTATTTGCCGATGTTTGGTATCGTGATCGCCTTCAAAGACATTAACTTTGCAAAAGGCATAATGGGAAGCGATTGGATCGGATTGAAAAACTTCGAATATTTGTTCAAGACGCAAGATGCGTATGTCATCACAAGGAATACGCTGCTTTACAACATCCTGTTTATCGTGCTTAACACGACGATCGCGTTTACTCTCGCCATTATGCTTAACGAGATTCGCAAGCGCTTTTTATCCAGAACGTATCAGACGCTTATCTTGCTGCCGTATCTGATCTCCATGGTTATCGTCGGCTACCTTGTGCTTGGCTTCCTGGATGTCGAGAACGGCTTTATGAACAAAACCCTGCTTCCCATGCTTGGCATGGAGCCGATCTCCTGGTACTCCGAGACGAAGTATTGGCCTTGGATTCTGACGATCGTTAACGTATGGAAAGGCGTCGGCAATTTGTGCATTATCTACTTGGCGGCAATCATCGGCATCGATCAGGAATATTACGAAGCGGCTACGATCGACGGAGCGAATAGGTGGCAGCAGGTAGTGAGAATCACTTTCCCGCTTGTTCTGCCGGTCATCACCATCATGACGCTGCTGGCCATCGGCCGGATCTTCTACTCCGACTTCGGCTTGTTCTACCAGGTACCTCTGAATACAGGCTCGCTAATGCCGGTAACCAATACGATCGATACGTACGTATACCGCGCTTTGATTAATCTGGGAGATATCGGGATGTCCTCGGCTGCCGGTCTCTATCAGGCTCTCGTTGGCTTTATACTCGTCATCGTTTCCAATGCGGTCGTTCGCAAATTCAACAAGGACAATGCGTTGTTCTAG
- a CDS encoding carbohydrate ABC transporter permease: MQSSGKVYQWLLNLVMLVFTLFCLMPIWLLFSSSLTDDMELVRSGYAFFPDKISFSAYQYLWNTSSEIARAYGITILTTVIGTAAGLSLTAMVAYPLSRIEMPFRNSLAFYVFFTMLFNGGLVPSYLLYTNYFDFKNTLLALIIPGLLMNGFFIILMRTFFATSIPTAIIESAYIDGAKEWKIFYRIVLPLSTPVLATVGLFYVILYWNDWFNGLIYLTDSKYYSLQNLLNRILLDIQYLQSSTQAGNQASSLSARIPLASMRMAMAVIGVVPLLIAYPFFQKYFAKGLTVGAVKG; the protein is encoded by the coding sequence ATGCAATCATCCGGTAAAGTTTATCAATGGCTCCTCAACCTCGTCATGCTTGTATTTACGCTGTTTTGCCTGATGCCGATCTGGCTGCTGTTCTCTTCCTCCTTGACCGATGACATGGAGCTTGTCCGCAGCGGGTACGCGTTTTTCCCGGATAAAATCAGCTTCTCGGCCTATCAATACTTATGGAACACGTCTTCGGAGATTGCCAGAGCTTACGGCATTACGATCCTTACAACGGTTATTGGCACGGCAGCCGGCTTGTCGCTTACCGCCATGGTGGCGTATCCGCTCTCGCGAATAGAGATGCCGTTCCGCAACTCCCTCGCGTTCTACGTATTTTTCACGATGCTGTTTAACGGAGGGCTTGTGCCTAGCTACCTGCTGTATACGAACTACTTTGATTTTAAAAATACGCTGCTTGCCCTGATTATCCCAGGCTTGCTGATGAACGGATTTTTCATTATTCTGATGCGAACCTTCTTTGCGACCTCCATCCCGACGGCGATTATCGAATCGGCCTATATCGACGGGGCGAAGGAATGGAAAATCTTCTACCGGATTGTGCTGCCGCTGTCGACTCCGGTGCTGGCTACGGTTGGCCTGTTCTATGTCATTCTGTACTGGAACGATTGGTTTAACGGGCTCATTTATTTAACGGACAGCAAGTACTACAGCTTGCAGAACCTGCTTAACCGGATCTTGCTGGATATTCAATATCTGCAATCTTCAACGCAAGCAGGCAATCAGGCCAGCAGTCTGTCGGCTAGAATACCGCTCGCCTCGATGCGGATGGCTATGGCGGTTATCGGGGTTGTACCGCTGCTTATCGCTTATCCGTTCTTCCAGAAATATTTTGCGAAAGGCCTGACGGTCGGAGCCGTAAAAGGATAA
- a CDS encoding ABC transporter substrate-binding protein has protein sequence MKKMRSVSLALALTLSVTALSACSGGGNNGGNGGNGGTADSGSGKETSSSDNKDGSQTLKPVKLVMVFPAAGEPKDMQLVSDEINKITKEKINATVKLVPIGWGAWTQQRTLMMSGKEQVDLILSGLGTYSQDVAKGQFLDLNDYLENEGNGIKEALDNLDPGFLNATKIDGKIYAVPSIRDLAADFGITMRKDLVDKYNIDTTSIKSLDDLDAIFKTIKDNEPDIVPTVKYGNSIIDIYVRSAFDTLSDGFGVLPGNDNNLKLVDMYEAPEYKEMLDTVRRWYLAGYIAKDAATSTETQYNMVKAGKAFSWISHMKPGIETQESRNTAREMVSVHFKPAISTTSDITSIMWSVARNSADPSRAMMLLNLMYTDKDLINLFDYGIEGKHYTKVSDNVIDFPQGVDATNSGYNLQLGWMFGNQSLSYIWNGDSPDLWNELMTFNKNATKSKAMGFIFNADAVKSEIAAVTNVTNQYKVALETGTVDPETQLPKFIDQLKAAGIDKIIAEKQKQLDAWAASNG, from the coding sequence ATGAAAAAGATGCGTTCCGTAAGTCTGGCTTTAGCGTTGACGTTGTCCGTTACGGCACTCAGTGCATGCAGCGGCGGAGGAAATAACGGCGGAAATGGCGGCAACGGAGGTACAGCTGACAGCGGTTCAGGCAAGGAAACAAGCAGCTCCGATAATAAGGACGGAAGCCAGACGTTGAAGCCGGTGAAGCTGGTCATGGTCTTTCCTGCAGCCGGAGAGCCTAAGGATATGCAGCTTGTCTCCGACGAGATCAACAAGATTACGAAAGAGAAAATCAATGCAACGGTTAAGCTTGTTCCGATCGGCTGGGGAGCCTGGACGCAGCAAAGAACGTTAATGATGTCGGGCAAGGAGCAAGTCGACTTGATCCTGAGCGGACTCGGAACCTACAGCCAGGATGTAGCGAAAGGCCAGTTCCTCGATCTTAACGATTACTTGGAGAATGAAGGCAATGGCATTAAGGAAGCGCTGGACAACCTTGATCCCGGATTCCTGAACGCAACGAAAATCGACGGCAAAATTTATGCCGTTCCGAGCATCAGGGATTTGGCGGCCGACTTCGGCATTACGATGCGCAAGGATCTGGTAGACAAATACAACATCGATACAACCTCGATCAAATCGCTAGACGATTTGGATGCAATCTTCAAAACGATTAAGGACAATGAGCCGGACATCGTTCCGACGGTGAAGTATGGCAATTCGATTATCGATATCTACGTGCGAAGCGCGTTTGATACCTTAAGCGACGGGTTCGGCGTCCTTCCCGGCAATGACAATAACTTGAAGCTCGTTGACATGTACGAGGCGCCGGAATATAAAGAAATGCTGGATACGGTAAGAAGATGGTATTTGGCCGGCTACATTGCGAAGGATGCCGCGACAAGCACGGAAACGCAATACAACATGGTGAAAGCGGGCAAAGCGTTCTCGTGGATTTCCCATATGAAACCGGGCATTGAAACGCAGGAGTCCAGAAATACGGCTAGAGAAATGGTATCGGTACATTTCAAACCGGCGATTTCAACGACGAGTGATATCACCTCCATTATGTGGAGCGTAGCAAGAAACTCCGCGGATCCTTCGCGGGCTATGATGCTGCTTAATCTGATGTATACGGACAAGGACCTCATTAATCTGTTTGACTACGGGATTGAAGGCAAGCATTACACGAAAGTATCGGATAACGTGATCGATTTCCCTCAAGGCGTCGACGCTACCAACTCCGGCTACAACCTTCAACTGGGATGGATGTTTGGCAATCAGTCGCTCTCCTACATCTGGAATGGAGACAGCCCGGATCTGTGGAATGAGTTAATGACATTCAACAAAAACGCTACGAAATCAAAAGCAATGGGCTTTATCTTTAACGCGGATGCCGTGAAATCGGAAATTGCAGCCGTAACCAACGTAACGAATCAATACAAGGTCGCCCTTGAAACGGGTACGGTTGATCCGGAGACCCAGCTGCCGAAATTTATTGATCAGTTGAAAGCGGCGGGCATCGATAAAATTATCGCGGAAAAGCAAAAGCAGCTGGATGCATGGGCTGCATCAAACGGCTAG